The DNA segment AGTATGATTCGCCTCATTATACCTACACGAATTGATGATCTAATCTGGAAGGTGCATAATGCCAAACTCGTAACAAAAAGGTCGAGTCAGGGAATGAATTATTCCCTACTCGACCTTTCTCACTTATATATTGATAAGCGATTCCCCCGCCTTAACGGGCGGATTCTTCCTTATCGTTGGAAATACCTAACACATCGATCAGCTTGAAGAACAAGCTCAACAAAATGCCGATAATGGTGGCCAGTGCCATACCTTTCAGTTCGACATCGCCCATCTTCAGCGTTGTGCCGCTAAGACCTACGACGAGAACGATCGTTGTCAGCATCATGTTCATTGGTCGGGAGAAATCGACCTTTTGTTCTACGAATATGCGCAATCCGGAAGCAGCGATAACTCCGAACAACAGTAGAGATACTCCGCCCATAACCGGCGGTGGAATAACCGCGATCATAGCAGAGAATTTACCGGAGAACGAGAGCAGAATGGCAAAGATGGCTGCGCCTCCGATGACGAAGATGGAGTAGACCCTGGTCAGGGCCATGACGCCGATATTTTCCCCATAAGTGGTGTTTGGTGTTGACCCAACAAATCCAGACAGCACGGTGGAGATTCCGTTACCAAGCAGGGAGCGATGCAACCCGGGATCTTTGGATAAATCCTTGCCCACGATGTTGCCCGTCACTAGCAAGTGTCCGATATGCTCGACGATAACGACCAGTGCTACCGGAATGATCGTAATAATCGCGGATATGTTCCATTGTGGCGTTGTAACGGTTGGCATAGAAAGCCAAGGTGCGGCTGCGATGGTATTTGTATCAACTTGGCCTAGAATATAAGCAAGTGCGTATCCAACGATGATACCGATAAGGATGTGAATGATCTTCGGGAAGCCGCGGAACAGGACGGCTCCGAGAACCGTGACCCCGAGCGTAACGAGGGATAGCATAATATCCGTTGGATTCGGCGTCCAGGCCTGGGTCGGGTCCGAATTGATCAGACCAGCCATGTCGGCAGCAACCGGTATCAGCTCCAGCCCGATCAACGCTACAATTGCCCCCATAGCAGCTGGGGGAAATACCACATCGATCCAGTTGGTACCGACGAATTTGATGACAAGGGCGACAGCGATAAAGATCAAGCCCGTTACGATA comes from the Paenibacillus lentus genome and includes:
- the uraA gene encoding uracil permease → MQREIQVNEKVPFGPGVLLSMQHLFAMFGSTVLVPNIFKVDPAMILLMNGIGTLLYILICKAKIPAYLGSSFAFLYPVGVVLNAHPGTGYAYALGAFIVTGLIFIAVALVIKFVGTNWIDVVFPPAAMGAIVALIGLELIPVAADMAGLINSDPTQAWTPNPTDIMLSLVTLGVTVLGAVLFRGFPKIIHILIGIIVGYALAYILGQVDTNTIAAAPWLSMPTVTTPQWNISAIITIIPVALVVIVEHIGHLLVTGNIVGKDLSKDPGLHRSLLGNGISTVLSGFVGSTPNTTYGENIGVMALTRVYSIFVIGGAAIFAILLSFSGKFSAMIAVIPPPVMGGVSLLLFGVIAASGLRIFVEQKVDFSRPMNMMLTTIVLVVGLSGTTLKMGDVELKGMALATIIGILLSLFFKLIDVLGISNDKEESAR